Proteins encoded together in one Paracidovorax wautersii window:
- a CDS encoding pirin family protein, translated as MNPGLLRLTGHHKDLGGGFTVRRLLPALQCRSVGPFIFFDHFGPVTVEPSAEYDVRPHPHIGLATVSYLFEGTIMHRDSLGSVQQIEPGAINWMTAGRGIVHSERRPESLAASTYVNHGIQLWTALPLAHEETAPTFVHTPARDIPVVEAQGSRVRVLIGEAFGQVSPVATLSPTLYLDVQLERGARWELPPLAQEMAVYTVSGALALDGEPIAEHTLATLRPGEATALEATGDSGARCMVIGGDALDAPRQMWWNFVSSRKDRIVQAAQDWEDQAMGQVPGETDWIPLPERRFKP; from the coding sequence ATGAACCCGGGCCTGCTGCGGCTCACCGGCCACCACAAGGACCTGGGCGGCGGCTTTACCGTGCGGCGCCTGCTGCCGGCACTGCAATGCCGTTCCGTCGGGCCCTTCATCTTCTTCGACCACTTCGGCCCGGTCACGGTCGAGCCGTCGGCCGAGTACGACGTGCGGCCCCATCCACACATCGGCCTGGCCACCGTGTCCTACCTGTTCGAAGGGACGATCATGCACCGCGACAGCCTGGGCTCGGTGCAGCAGATCGAGCCGGGCGCCATCAACTGGATGACGGCCGGCCGCGGCATCGTGCATTCGGAGCGCCGTCCCGAGTCGTTGGCGGCAAGTACCTACGTGAACCACGGCATCCAGCTCTGGACCGCGCTGCCGCTGGCGCACGAAGAGACCGCGCCAACCTTCGTGCACACGCCCGCCAGGGATATCCCGGTGGTCGAGGCCCAGGGCAGCCGCGTGCGCGTTTTGATCGGCGAGGCATTCGGCCAGGTGTCTCCGGTCGCCACGTTGTCGCCCACGCTGTACCTCGACGTGCAGTTGGAGCGGGGCGCGCGATGGGAGCTGCCGCCGCTGGCGCAGGAGATGGCGGTCTACACCGTGTCCGGCGCGCTGGCGCTGGATGGCGAGCCCATCGCTGAACACACCCTGGCCACGTTGCGTCCGGGCGAGGCCACGGCATTGGAGGCCACGGGCGACTCCGGTGCGCGTTGCATGGTGATCGGCGGCGACGCGCTCGACGCGCCGCGGCAGATGTGGTGGAACTTCGTCTCCAGTCGCAAGGACCGCATCGTGCAGGCGGCCCAGGACTGGGAAGACCAGGCGATGGGCCAGGTGCCGGGCGAGACGGATTGGATTCCGCTGCCCGAACGCCGCTTTAAGCCCTGA
- a CDS encoding OsmC family protein gives MTVQLQRIADLPMGQAVTIRSHALIADGSVEEGGSDAGPSPHDLYDAALGACKALTVLWYARRKGWAVDDVRTAVDRDASAERAGTYRLATRLLMQGDLTDAQLAELEAVAAKCPVHKLMTAVTTEITTRVERAPQDAAVAGAAGVQP, from the coding sequence ATGACGGTCCAACTGCAACGCATCGCCGATTTGCCCATGGGGCAGGCGGTGACCATTCGCAGCCATGCGCTGATCGCCGACGGGAGTGTGGAGGAGGGCGGCAGCGACGCCGGCCCCAGCCCGCACGACCTGTACGACGCGGCGCTGGGTGCCTGCAAAGCGCTGACCGTGCTGTGGTACGCCCGCCGCAAGGGCTGGGCCGTGGACGATGTGCGGACGGCCGTGGACCGTGATGCATCGGCAGAGCGGGCTGGCACCTACCGGCTTGCCACCCGGCTGCTGATGCAGGGCGACCTGACCGACGCACAGCTCGCGGAGCTGGAAGCAGTGGCCGCCAAGTGCCCCGTGCACAAGCTGATGACGGCGGTGACCACCGAGATCACCACCCGCGTCGAGCGGGCACCGCAGGACGCTGCGGTGGCAGGCGCAGCGGGAGTGCAGCCATGA
- a CDS encoding flavodoxin family protein — MAKIVVVYHSGYGHTQRVAQHVAEGAGADLLAIDADGNLPDGGWEQLADADGIVFGTPTYMGGPSWQFKKFADASSKAWFTRGWQDKVFAGFSNSASFSGDKSVTLGYLQTLASQHGGIWVSLGLLPANSKAATRQDVNNLGGSVGLLVQSPSDASVTEIPQGDLDTAKLFGKRVADIAAKLRG; from the coding sequence ATGGCAAAGATCGTCGTCGTTTACCACTCCGGCTACGGCCATACCCAGCGCGTTGCGCAGCATGTGGCAGAGGGCGCTGGCGCCGACCTGCTGGCGATCGACGCGGACGGCAACCTGCCCGACGGCGGCTGGGAACAGCTGGCCGACGCGGACGGCATCGTCTTCGGCACCCCCACGTATATGGGCGGCCCGAGCTGGCAGTTCAAGAAGTTCGCCGATGCCTCCTCCAAGGCCTGGTTCACCCGCGGCTGGCAGGACAAGGTGTTCGCCGGTTTCAGCAACAGCGCCAGCTTCAGCGGCGACAAGTCCGTCACGCTCGGCTACCTGCAGACGCTGGCCTCGCAGCACGGCGGCATCTGGGTGAGCCTGGGTCTGCTGCCGGCCAACAGCAAGGCCGCCACGCGGCAGGACGTCAACAACCTGGGCGGCTCCGTCGGCCTGCTGGTGCAGTCGCCCTCCGACGCCAGCGTGACGGAGATCCCCCAGGGCGACCTCGACACCGCCAAGCTGTTCGGCAAGCGCGTGGCCGACATCGCCGCCAAGCTGCGCGGCTGA
- a CDS encoding pirin family protein gives MLTLRKSQDRGHADHGWLHSYHSFSFAGYYDPLHMGWGNLRVINEDRIAPGTGFGTHGHKDMEIISYVLSGELAHKDSMGNVKAIPPGDVQRMSAGTGVMHSEFNHAQGQTTHFFQIWIEPDRLGVAPGYEQKTFPDAEKRGHLRLVASPDGAQGSVRINADAAMYAGLFDGGETAALPLDPARKAYVHLVRGALDVNGAALKAGDAALLEGDARLELSGGRDAEVIVFDLAA, from the coding sequence ATGCTCACCCTCCGCAAATCCCAGGACCGGGGCCACGCCGACCATGGCTGGCTCCACTCGTACCACAGCTTCTCGTTTGCTGGTTACTACGATCCCCTCCACATGGGCTGGGGCAACCTCCGCGTGATCAACGAGGACCGCATCGCCCCGGGCACGGGCTTCGGCACCCACGGCCACAAGGACATGGAAATCATCAGCTACGTGCTGTCGGGCGAGTTGGCCCACAAGGACAGCATGGGCAACGTGAAGGCCATTCCGCCCGGCGATGTGCAGCGCATGAGTGCGGGCACGGGTGTGATGCACAGCGAGTTCAACCATGCGCAGGGCCAGACGACGCACTTCTTCCAGATCTGGATCGAGCCGGACCGGCTGGGCGTGGCGCCCGGCTACGAGCAGAAGACCTTCCCGGACGCCGAGAAACGCGGCCACCTGCGCCTCGTCGCGTCGCCGGACGGGGCTCAGGGCTCGGTCCGCATCAACGCCGATGCCGCCATGTATGCCGGCCTCTTCGACGGCGGCGAGACCGCAGCGCTGCCGCTGGACCCGGCCCGCAAGGCCTATGTGCACCTGGTGCGCGGCGCACTGGATGTGAACGGCGCAGCGCTCAAGGCCGGCGATGCCGCCCTGCTGGAGGGCGATGCCCGGCTGGAACTGTCCGGCGGGCGGGACGCCGAGGTGATCGTGTTCGATCTTGCCGCCTGA
- a CDS encoding LysR family transcriptional regulator, with amino-acid sequence MQNARDALTPDSLSMLQVIADTGSFAAAARQLGLVPSALTYRVRQIEDALDVLLFNRSARQARPTEAGTELLREGARLLADVDAVANRVRRVATGWEPQLTIAVDGVVSPTTMLELVEAFYALQPPTRLKLRDDILNGTLEALTSGHADLAIGVAVPAGNIAGLQQAPLGDVLFHFVVAPHHPLASAPEPLTDAMLREHRVIAVADSAQRGGVTMGILGGQDVLTVDTMQAKVRAQLRGLGGGFLPESMVRPYIDAGRLVARQVARPGRSVRVHYAWGGPGFSSPGRALQWWLTQLQSATTRSALLENHHHF; translated from the coding sequence ATGCAAAACGCCCGAGATGCCCTGACCCCGGACAGCCTGTCGATGCTGCAGGTGATCGCCGATACGGGCAGCTTCGCCGCAGCGGCGCGCCAGTTGGGGCTGGTACCCAGTGCCCTGACCTACCGCGTGCGGCAGATCGAGGACGCGCTCGACGTGCTGCTCTTCAACCGCAGCGCGCGGCAGGCGCGACCGACGGAAGCGGGCACGGAATTGTTGCGCGAAGGCGCACGCCTCTTGGCCGATGTGGACGCCGTGGCCAACCGTGTGCGCCGCGTGGCCACCGGCTGGGAGCCCCAGTTGACGATCGCCGTGGACGGAGTGGTCTCGCCCACGACCATGCTGGAACTGGTCGAGGCCTTCTACGCGCTGCAGCCGCCCACGCGCCTGAAGCTGCGCGACGACATCCTCAACGGCACGCTGGAAGCGCTTACCTCCGGCCACGCAGACCTGGCGATCGGTGTGGCCGTGCCGGCGGGCAACATTGCCGGGCTGCAGCAGGCGCCGCTGGGCGATGTGCTGTTCCATTTCGTCGTGGCGCCGCACCACCCGCTGGCCAGCGCCCCCGAACCGCTGACCGATGCCATGCTGCGCGAGCATCGCGTGATCGCCGTGGCCGATTCCGCGCAGCGCGGCGGCGTGACCATGGGCATCTTGGGCGGACAGGACGTACTGACTGTGGACACTATGCAGGCCAAGGTCCGCGCGCAGTTGCGGGGGCTCGGGGGCGGCTTTCTCCCGGAATCCATGGTCCGCCCCTACATCGACGCAGGCCGGCTCGTGGCGCGCCAGGTCGCGCGGCCGGGGCGCAGCGTGCGCGTGCACTACGCCTGGGGCGGGCCCGGCTTCTCGTCGCCCGGGCGGGCCCTGCAGTGGTGGCTGACGCAGCTGCAAAGCGCCACCACACGCAGCGCACTGCTGGAAAACCATCACCATTTCTGA